In one Chryseobacterium camelliae genomic region, the following are encoded:
- a CDS encoding lipocalin family protein, giving the protein MKKIICFSIFYLLFISCQSQRIELNSSDNIQDSDRKGYFLGNWKLVGRNYWDDNNKKAYLLHECEKKQTLTFEKENTAVFLTKKYVAGKNCDINSNSGKILVTINEGSFSYLDLDLKVNERYKIISKTKFTITYNEILEGKVREIEDIYERL; this is encoded by the coding sequence ATGAAAAAGATAATCTGTTTCTCTATTTTTTATTTGTTATTTATCAGCTGTCAATCACAACGGATTGAATTAAATTCATCTGACAATATACAGGATTCCGATCGTAAAGGTTATTTCCTTGGTAATTGGAAATTAGTCGGAAGAAATTACTGGGATGACAATAATAAGAAAGCTTACCTTCTCCATGAATGTGAAAAAAAACAGACGCTTACTTTTGAAAAAGAAAATACAGCGGTCTTTCTGACCAAAAAATATGTTGCAGGCAAAAATTGTGATATAAACAGCAATTCAGGTAAGATTCTCGTTACCATCAATGAAGGTTCTTTTTCTTATTTAGATCTTGATTTAAAAGTAAATGAACGTTATAAAATCATATCAAAAACTAAGTTTACAATTACATATAACGAAATTTTAGAAGGTAAAGTAAGGGAAATTGAAGATATATATGAACGATTGTAG
- the ruvC gene encoding crossover junction endodeoxyribonuclease RuvC, translated as MSTEKIILGIDPGTTVMGFGLISVKKGKMEMVSIHELLLKKYPNHETKLKYIFDKTLALIDEFHPDEVALEAPFYGKNVQSMLKLGRAQGVAMAASLYRNIPITEYSPKKIKMAITGNGNASKEQVAGMLQNLLKLKEFPTKYLDASDGLAVAVCHHFNSGTIADTKSYTGWESFLKQNPDRLK; from the coding sequence ATTTCAACAGAGAAAATAATATTAGGAATTGATCCCGGAACTACGGTAATGGGATTCGGATTGATTTCCGTAAAGAAAGGAAAAATGGAAATGGTTTCTATTCATGAATTACTCTTAAAGAAATACCCGAATCACGAAACAAAGCTTAAATATATTTTTGATAAAACATTGGCTCTGATTGATGAATTCCATCCTGATGAGGTGGCATTAGAAGCTCCTTTCTATGGAAAAAATGTTCAGAGTATGTTAAAATTAGGAAGAGCTCAGGGGGTTGCCATGGCAGCAAGCCTCTACCGGAACATTCCGATTACAGAATATTCTCCAAAAAAAATAAAAATGGCCATCACCGGAAATGGAAATGCCAGTAAAGAGCAGGTTGCCGGAATGCTTCAGAATCTTTTAAAATTAAAAGAATTTCCGACTAAGTATTTAGATGCTTCCGATGGTCTCGCTGTAGCGGTCTGCCACCATTTTAATTCCGGGACGATTGCGGATACCAAATCATATACGGGATGGGAAAGTTTTTTAAAACAAAATCCGGATCGTCTTAAATAA
- the guaB gene encoding IMP dehydrogenase, translating into MSIHNKIVETAITFDDVLLVPSYSEVLPNQVSLKSRLTDKITLNVPIVSAAMDTVTEADLAIALARVGGLGFIHKNMTIAEQAAQVNRVKRSENGMISDPVTLSKDHTLGEAKELMTKYKISGLPVVDAENVLIGIITNRDVKYQENLEVKVEEIMTKDNLITSDKNTNLEKAKEILLKNRVEKLPIVDAENKLVGLITIKDIDNQLEYPNANKDQNGRLIVGAGVGVGEDTLDRIAALVQAGVDIIGIDSAHGHSKGVLDKISEIRKAYPDLDIVGGNIVTAEAAKDLIEAGANVLKVGVGPGSICTTRVVAGVGVPQLSAIYNVYEYAQTKNVAVIADGGIKLSGDIVKAIASGAGAVMLGSLLAGTDEAPGEEIIFQGRKFKTYQGMGSLSAMKRGGKERYFQSEAKKFVPEGIEGRVPSKGKLEDVIFQLTGGLRAGMGYCGAKDVEALQKETKMVMITGSGLKESHPHDVIITQEAPNYSL; encoded by the coding sequence ATGTCTATTCATAACAAAATTGTAGAGACAGCCATCACTTTCGATGACGTGCTTCTAGTTCCTTCTTATTCTGAAGTTTTACCTAATCAGGTTTCATTAAAATCAAGACTTACCGACAAAATTACGCTGAATGTTCCGATCGTTTCCGCTGCTATGGATACCGTTACAGAAGCAGATTTGGCTATTGCCTTGGCAAGAGTTGGAGGTTTGGGCTTCATTCATAAAAATATGACGATTGCTGAACAGGCGGCACAGGTTAACAGAGTAAAACGTTCCGAAAACGGAATGATCTCGGACCCTGTAACTCTTTCAAAAGATCATACCTTAGGAGAGGCTAAAGAATTGATGACGAAATATAAAATTTCAGGTTTACCGGTTGTAGACGCAGAAAATGTATTAATCGGAATCATTACGAACAGGGATGTAAAATATCAGGAAAACCTTGAAGTGAAAGTTGAGGAGATCATGACTAAAGATAATCTGATCACTTCTGATAAAAATACAAACCTTGAGAAAGCAAAGGAAATTCTTCTTAAAAACAGAGTTGAAAAACTTCCGATTGTTGATGCTGAAAATAAATTAGTAGGGTTAATTACCATTAAAGATATCGACAATCAGTTAGAGTATCCGAATGCAAACAAAGATCAGAACGGTCGTTTGATCGTTGGAGCAGGAGTTGGCGTTGGAGAAGATACATTAGACAGAATTGCTGCTTTAGTTCAGGCAGGAGTTGATATTATCGGAATTGATTCCGCGCATGGCCATTCAAAAGGAGTTTTAGATAAAATTTCAGAAATCAGAAAAGCATATCCTGATTTGGATATTGTTGGTGGAAACATTGTAACGGCTGAAGCTGCTAAAGATTTAATTGAAGCAGGAGCAAATGTTCTTAAAGTTGGGGTTGGACCAGGTTCTATCTGTACAACGAGAGTGGTTGCAGGAGTTGGGGTTCCTCAGCTATCTGCTATTTACAACGTTTATGAATATGCTCAAACAAAAAATGTTGCTGTAATTGCTGACGGAGGGATTAAACTTTCCGGAGATATCGTAAAAGCAATTGCGAGTGGAGCCGGAGCGGTAATGTTAGGTTCATTATTAGCCGGAACTGACGAAGCTCCTGGTGAAGAAATTATTTTCCAGGGTAGAAAATTCAAAACATATCAGGGAATGGGAAGTCTTTCTGCCATGAAGAGAGGTGGAAAAGAAAGATACTTCCAAAGTGAAGCTAAAAAATTCGTTCCGGAAGGAATTGAAGGAAGAGTTCCGAGTAAAGGTAAGTTGGAAGATGTGATTTTCCAGTTGACCGGAGGTCTTAGAGCAGGAATGGGATATTGCGGTGCAAAAGATGTGGAAGCTTTACAAAAAGAAACTAAAATGGTAATGATTACAGGTAGCGGATTGAAAGAATCTCACCCTCATGACGTTATTATTACTCAGGAAGCTCCTAATTATTCTTTGTAA
- a CDS encoding DUF4407 domain-containing protein, which yields MKKTQSIINQTDYKINWFQKFLMICSGGNIHILRKTPSEWNKFSGIGGIVLFTAVFATLSAGYAMFTVFDNIWTSIGFGILWGLMIFNLDRYIVSSIKKTGTWWNQIFMAIPRLILATFLGIIISKPLELKIFEKEVNKQLNTIIQRNKKVLQGEMNGRILQQSGPFETEKKQISEKIAQYQKSYDSASVELEKEILGTKTGLTSGKVGFGSNAKRKQELKEQRRQDLENYQKQVAPRLQYLDKEISKVYTNLETERKSTETFEDKFNGFAARLQALDELGKNSAIIGLAASFIMGLFICLEISPVLVKLISHIGPYDHLLEKTENDFRLYAKEKIEKGNAATDFRIDDFKDKLKE from the coding sequence ATGAAAAAAACACAATCAATTATAAATCAAACGGATTATAAGATTAATTGGTTTCAAAAATTTCTTATGATCTGCTCCGGAGGGAATATTCATATTTTAAGAAAAACACCAAGCGAATGGAATAAATTTTCAGGAATAGGTGGCATTGTACTTTTTACGGCAGTTTTTGCCACATTATCTGCAGGCTATGCCATGTTTACCGTCTTTGATAATATTTGGACATCTATCGGATTTGGTATTTTGTGGGGACTGATGATCTTTAATCTGGATCGTTATATCGTTTCTTCGATCAAGAAAACAGGAACTTGGTGGAATCAAATATTCATGGCCATTCCGCGTCTTATCTTGGCAACTTTTTTAGGGATCATTATTTCAAAGCCTTTAGAGCTTAAAATTTTTGAAAAAGAAGTCAACAAACAGCTGAATACTATTATTCAAAGAAACAAAAAGGTGCTTCAGGGAGAAATGAACGGGCGTATTTTGCAACAAAGCGGACCTTTTGAGACAGAGAAAAAACAAATCTCCGAAAAGATTGCTCAATACCAAAAATCTTACGATTCAGCTTCAGTAGAACTTGAGAAAGAAATTCTCGGTACCAAAACAGGTCTCACCAGCGGAAAAGTTGGCTTTGGAAGCAATGCAAAACGGAAACAGGAACTAAAAGAGCAAAGACGCCAGGATTTAGAAAATTACCAAAAGCAAGTTGCTCCAAGGCTGCAATATTTGGATAAAGAAATTTCAAAGGTTTATACGAATCTTGAAACTGAAAGAAAGTCGACTGAGACATTTGAGGATAAATTCAACGGTTTTGCAGCCAGACTTCAAGCATTGGACGAATTAGGAAAAAACTCTGCAATTATAGGATTAGCAGCAAGTTTTATCATGGGTCTTTTTATCTGTCTTGAGATTTCTCCGGTTTTGGTAAAACTTATTTCTCACATCGGTCCTTACGATCATCTTCTTGAAAAAACAGAAAATGATTTTCGTCTATATGCTAAGGAGAAAATAGAAAAAGGAAACGCCGCAACCGATTTTAGGATTGATGATTTTAAAGATAAGCTTAAGGAATAA
- a CDS encoding KTSC domain-containing protein, with the protein MPSSVVNHYLYFPETEILRIIYQSGAIYDYQKVPLEISEKFRKAKSKGQFLNYVIKPKFKFKKLK; encoded by the coding sequence ATGCCATCAAGTGTAGTCAATCATTATCTGTACTTCCCTGAAACTGAAATATTGAGAATTATATATCAGTCAGGAGCAATTTACGATTACCAAAAGGTTCCTTTAGAAATTTCAGAAAAATTCAGAAAAGCAAAATCAAAAGGACAGTTTCTGAATTATGTAATTAAGCCAAAGTTTAAGTTTAAAAAACTTAAATAA
- a CDS encoding diphthine--ammonia ligase, giving the protein MKPKAIFNWSSGKDSALALYKILQEGKFEITSLLTSINKEFQRISMHGVHVSLLEKQAKSLGFPLLKMELPKEPSMEEYREIMSKTMNEVQSQGVTHSIFGDIFLEDLRKYREDQLQSVGMEGVFPLWKIDTTGLIHEFLDLGFKTIVTCVNETYLDKSFAGRIIDHDFIKDLPENVDPCGENGEFHTFTFDSPIFKNPIDFEIGEIVKKTYPKPKSDKNDQEEEYVFWFCDLISK; this is encoded by the coding sequence ATGAAACCAAAAGCCATTTTCAACTGGAGCAGCGGAAAAGACTCTGCTCTTGCATTATATAAAATTTTACAGGAAGGCAAATTTGAAATTACCTCTTTACTGACAAGCATTAATAAAGAATTCCAAAGGATTTCCATGCATGGAGTTCATGTTTCGTTATTGGAAAAACAGGCGAAAAGTTTAGGATTTCCTTTGCTCAAAATGGAGCTCCCCAAAGAACCTTCGATGGAAGAATATCGTGAGATCATGAGCAAAACCATGAATGAAGTACAATCTCAGGGCGTTACTCATTCTATTTTCGGAGATATTTTTCTGGAAGATTTAAGAAAATACCGTGAAGATCAGCTACAATCTGTCGGAATGGAAGGCGTTTTTCCATTGTGGAAAATTGATACAACCGGCCTCATCCATGAATTTTTAGATTTAGGCTTTAAAACCATTGTAACCTGTGTGAACGAGACGTATCTTGATAAAAGCTTTGCAGGAAGAATTATTGATCATGATTTCATTAAAGACCTTCCTGAAAATGTAGATCCTTGTGGTGAAAACGGAGAATTCCATACCTTTACTTTTGATAGTCCTATTTTTAAAAATCCTATTGATTTTGAAATTGGAGAAATTGTTAAAAAGACTTACCCTAAGCCAAAATCCGATAAAAACGATCAGGAAGAAGAATATGTTTTCTGGTTTTGCGATTTGATTTCAAAATAA
- a CDS encoding zinc-dependent metalloprotease, which translates to MRKLNSKYPNLERSREEMDAKLAGVNAQSYLNKVGATTSWNALYTGQIYEIPVVVHVIESQDAANSNLTVTDQEIINWIARANSMYATTYGNGFYPEGSGPTGGAVIPFKLVLAKRSPSCLPTSGIVRYNGSTLPDYDSFGVAMQGADGTPDYVIKNQLAPHWPENSYFNIYVVIGFDGQQQLSYGLMGYAAFPDTYDYSYESFMKVATIKNLNDTTLTHELGHAFGLYHTFQGISYTNQTSCPSNGNCAIDGDRVCDTSPSRSMYGVTVPNNTSIDPCTGTNYNGTQYNVMNYTNSNRKFTDGQRDRAVMMMMEYRKNLLNSLAAKDLSVNIASPVSVIAGQCNPAGILHPTNNNFAIGPYKVSFGNINSISNGYDSDEAAPVYYADYANATCIRPAYYTDISTTTSTSLKVSYLNGFSQGNKFRTKVWIDYNNNGTFETSELVVNNVSASNVAASASVTLANDITAPASAVKNTYLRMRVAVDAATFGSVNLPDFGPCDQLQYGQMEDYAVRVLDALGTSDVKDNSSEAKIVYVKATNTLQLVGNRNEIFGDYQIFDMSGKLIQKGNSKTNEIQINQELPKGTYIINYSNNDKGSAKKFINN; encoded by the coding sequence ATGAGAAAACTGAATAGCAAATACCCAAATTTGGAAAGAAGCAGAGAGGAAATGGATGCTAAACTAGCAGGTGTAAACGCCCAGTCTTATCTGAACAAAGTAGGTGCAACTACTTCGTGGAATGCTCTTTATACCGGTCAGATATATGAAATTCCTGTTGTTGTGCATGTGATTGAATCTCAGGATGCGGCAAATTCAAACCTTACTGTTACAGATCAGGAAATCATCAATTGGATTGCCAGAGCAAACAGCATGTATGCTACAACTTACGGAAACGGATTTTATCCGGAAGGTTCCGGGCCTACTGGTGGTGCAGTAATTCCTTTTAAGTTGGTGTTGGCAAAAAGATCTCCAAGCTGTTTACCCACATCAGGTATTGTGCGATATAATGGAAGTACATTACCAGATTACGACTCTTTTGGAGTGGCAATGCAAGGTGCCGATGGAACACCGGATTATGTAATTAAAAATCAACTTGCTCCGCACTGGCCGGAGAACTCTTATTTTAATATTTATGTAGTTATCGGATTTGACGGTCAGCAACAACTGTCTTATGGGTTGATGGGCTATGCTGCCTTTCCTGATACTTATGATTACAGCTATGAAAGTTTCATGAAAGTAGCAACCATTAAAAACCTGAATGATACTACACTTACTCATGAGTTGGGACATGCATTCGGATTGTATCATACTTTTCAGGGAATATCGTATACCAATCAAACTTCATGTCCTTCAAATGGAAATTGTGCAATCGATGGTGATAGAGTTTGTGATACTTCACCTTCAAGAAGTATGTATGGGGTTACTGTTCCTAATAATACAAGTATTGATCCTTGTACGGGAACAAATTACAACGGAACTCAGTATAATGTAATGAATTATACAAATTCAAACCGTAAGTTTACAGATGGACAAAGAGACAGAGCGGTAATGATGATGATGGAATACAGAAAAAATCTACTTAATTCTTTAGCTGCTAAAGATCTTTCTGTTAATATTGCATCTCCGGTTAGTGTAATTGCAGGGCAATGTAATCCTGCAGGAATACTTCACCCTACCAATAATAATTTTGCAATAGGGCCTTACAAGGTTAGCTTTGGAAACATCAACAGTATTTCCAACGGATATGATTCTGATGAGGCAGCTCCTGTGTATTATGCTGATTATGCTAATGCAACGTGTATCAGACCTGCTTATTATACAGATATTTCTACGACGACAAGTACTTCGCTTAAAGTGAGCTATCTGAATGGATTTAGCCAGGGCAATAAATTCAGAACAAAGGTTTGGATAGATTATAACAACAATGGTACTTTTGAAACATCTGAATTAGTTGTAAACAACGTGTCTGCAAGTAATGTAGCGGCATCAGCATCAGTTACTCTTGCTAATGATATTACAGCTCCTGCTTCTGCAGTAAAAAATACCTACTTAAGAATGAGAGTTGCTGTAGATGCTGCAACATTTGGTTCGGTTAATCTTCCTGATTTCGGACCATGCGACCAATTGCAATATGGACAGATGGAGGATTATGCAGTAAGAGTTTTGGATGCATTAGGAACATCTGATGTGAAAGACAATTCTTCTGAAGCAAAAATTGTATATGTAAAAGCGACTAATACATTACAGCTTGTAGGAAACAGAAACGAAATTTTTGGAGATTACCAGATTTTTGATATGAGTGGAAAACTTATTCAGAAAGGAAATTCAAAAACAAACGAAATTCAGATTAATCAGGAGCTTCCGAAAGGAACCTACATTATTAATTATTCTAATAATGATAAAGGAAGTGCTAAAAAGTTTATCAATAACTAA
- a CDS encoding methylmalonyl-CoA mutase family protein, whose protein sequence is METQKYTPKNKVRIVTAASLFDGHDAAINIMRRVIQGTGCEVIHLGHDKSAEEVVNTAIQEDANAIALTSYQGGHNEYFKYIYDLLREKNSPQIKIFGGGGGVILPEEIEDIMSYGIDRIYSPDDGRELGLQGMIDDLVKRSDFATGKEVTENDLDSISFENATSIAKIISAVENFSEEKPELVKAIDEKSKDLNIPIIGITGTGGAGKSSLTDELVRRFIRSNPDKKIAIISIDPSKKKTGGALLGDRIRMNAINDPRVYMRSMATRENNVSVSPFIHSALNVLKLAHPDVIVLETSGIGQSGSEVSDFADVSMYVMTPEYGASTQLEKIDMLDYADLVALNKSDKRGALDALQAVRKQFQRNHLLWEQPLDEMPVYATKASQFNDHGTTELYNRLVSKVNAKFTDLNLKGFVEQEVTDEVTIIPPKRVRYLSEIVENNRQYDANIEKQAELARTMYHINGVKNIISNETLEAEYQKAEKELQQENIDFLKTWDDTKKAFHEEFYSYFVRGKEIKVETSTESLSHLRIPKIALPKYNDWGDLIKWKGQENLPGGFPYTAGIYPFKRTGEDPTRMFAGEGGPERTNRRFHYVSAEMPAKRLSTAFDSVTLYGQDPALPPDIYGKIGNAGVSIATLDDAKKLYSGFDLVNALTSVSMTINGPAPMLLAFFMNAAIDQNVEKYIAENKLEAKVEEVLKAKFDDKGLERPKYNGELPPSNNGLGLKLLGITGDEVIPAEAYAEIKAKTIATVRGTVQADILKEDQAQNTCIFSTEFALRLMGDVQEYFIKEKVRNFYSVSISGYHIAEAGANPVSQLAFTLANGFTYVEYYLSRGMDINDFAPNLSFFFSNGIDPEYSVIGRVARRIWAKAMKLKYGADERSQMLKYHIQTSGRSLHAQEIDFNDIRTTLQALYAIYDNCNSLHTNAYDEAITTPTEQSVRRAMAIQLIINKELGLAKNENPLQGSFIIEELTDLVEEAVYAEFDRITERGGVLGAMETMYQRSKIQEESMHYEWLKHTGEYPIIGVNTFLGKDGSPTVRPGEVIRSTEEEKQFQIEMLHNFQNSNHDKSEEALKTLQHAAINQQNLFEVMMDAVKYCSLGQITNALFEVGGKYRRNM, encoded by the coding sequence ATGGAAACCCAAAAATATACTCCAAAAAATAAAGTAAGAATCGTGACTGCTGCATCGTTATTCGATGGTCATGATGCTGCTATTAATATTATGCGTCGTGTCATTCAGGGAACCGGATGCGAAGTTATCCATCTTGGTCACGACAAATCGGCAGAAGAAGTTGTCAATACAGCTATTCAGGAAGATGCTAATGCAATTGCCTTAACTTCATATCAAGGCGGTCACAACGAATATTTTAAATATATCTACGATCTTTTAAGAGAAAAAAACTCTCCGCAAATCAAGATTTTTGGCGGCGGCGGCGGTGTAATCCTGCCTGAAGAAATCGAAGACATCATGTCTTACGGAATCGACAGAATTTATTCTCCGGACGACGGCCGTGAGCTTGGTTTACAGGGTATGATCGATGATTTAGTGAAAAGATCAGATTTCGCAACAGGAAAAGAAGTTACAGAAAACGATTTAGATTCAATCAGTTTTGAAAACGCTACAAGCATTGCAAAAATCATTTCTGCAGTAGAGAACTTTTCAGAAGAAAAACCGGAATTGGTAAAAGCGATTGACGAAAAATCAAAAGACCTAAATATCCCTATCATTGGTATCACAGGAACCGGAGGAGCGGGAAAATCTTCATTAACAGACGAATTGGTAAGACGTTTCATCCGTTCAAATCCGGATAAAAAAATTGCCATCATTTCGATTGACCCTTCCAAAAAGAAAACGGGAGGAGCACTTTTGGGTGACAGAATTCGTATGAACGCAATCAATGATCCGCGAGTGTATATGCGTTCGATGGCGACAAGAGAGAACAATGTTTCAGTTTCTCCGTTCATTCATTCTGCCTTGAATGTTTTAAAACTGGCTCATCCTGATGTGATCGTCCTTGAAACTTCGGGTATCGGACAATCAGGTTCGGAAGTTTCAGATTTTGCAGATGTTTCGATGTATGTAATGACTCCTGAATACGGAGCTTCTACACAGTTGGAAAAAATCGACATGCTGGACTATGCAGATTTGGTTGCTTTAAATAAATCTGACAAAAGAGGAGCTCTTGATGCTCTTCAAGCGGTAAGAAAACAGTTCCAGAGAAACCATTTATTGTGGGAACAGCCATTGGATGAAATGCCGGTTTATGCAACAAAAGCATCTCAGTTCAATGATCACGGAACAACAGAACTATATAACAGATTAGTTTCGAAAGTAAATGCAAAATTTACTGATTTAAACTTAAAAGGTTTTGTTGAGCAGGAAGTGACCGACGAAGTAACGATTATTCCTCCGAAAAGAGTTCGTTACCTTTCCGAAATCGTTGAAAACAACAGACAATATGATGCCAACATCGAAAAACAAGCTGAGCTTGCAAGAACAATGTATCATATTAATGGCGTAAAAAATATTATTTCAAACGAAACTTTAGAAGCTGAATATCAAAAGGCCGAAAAAGAACTTCAACAGGAAAATATTGATTTCCTGAAAACCTGGGATGATACGAAAAAGGCTTTCCACGAAGAATTTTATTCCTACTTCGTAAGAGGAAAAGAAATTAAAGTGGAGACCTCAACAGAATCTTTATCCCACTTAAGAATTCCAAAAATCGCATTACCAAAATATAATGACTGGGGTGATCTGATCAAATGGAAAGGACAGGAAAATCTTCCGGGAGGATTCCCTTACACTGCAGGAATTTATCCTTTCAAGAGAACCGGAGAAGATCCGACGAGAATGTTCGCGGGAGAAGGAGGTCCTGAAAGAACCAACAGAAGATTCCACTACGTTTCTGCGGAAATGCCTGCAAAACGTTTATCCACGGCTTTCGACTCTGTAACGCTTTACGGACAGGATCCGGCTCTACCACCGGATATTTATGGTAAAATCGGAAATGCGGGAGTTTCTATCGCTACTTTGGATGATGCTAAAAAACTGTATTCAGGATTTGATCTGGTCAATGCATTGACTTCAGTTTCCATGACGATCAACGGACCTGCACCGATGTTGTTGGCTTTCTTCATGAATGCAGCAATCGATCAGAATGTTGAAAAATACATTGCTGAGAATAAGCTTGAGGCCAAGGTTGAGGAAGTTTTAAAAGCGAAATTCGACGACAAAGGCTTGGAAAGACCAAAATATAACGGTGAACTTCCTCCTTCCAATAATGGTTTAGGATTAAAACTGTTAGGAATCACAGGAGACGAGGTAATTCCTGCGGAAGCTTATGCTGAAATTAAAGCAAAAACCATCGCAACAGTTCGTGGAACCGTTCAGGCAGATATTTTAAAAGAAGATCAGGCTCAGAATACCTGTATTTTCTCTACTGAATTTGCTTTGAGATTAATGGGTGATGTTCAGGAATATTTCATCAAAGAAAAAGTAAGAAACTTCTACTCTGTTTCCATTTCAGGATACCACATTGCAGAAGCAGGTGCAAATCCGGTTTCCCAGTTGGCATTTACATTGGCAAATGGTTTCACATATGTTGAATATTATTTGTCAAGAGGAATGGACATCAATGATTTTGCTCCAAACTTATCATTCTTCTTCTCCAACGGTATCGATCCTGAATATTCGGTAATCGGACGTGTGGCAAGAAGAATCTGGGCAAAAGCTATGAAGCTGAAATACGGAGCTGACGAAAGAAGCCAGATGTTGAAATACCACATCCAGACTTCAGGACGTTCGCTTCACGCTCAGGAAATCGATTTCAACGATATAAGAACGACTTTACAGGCACTTTACGCGATCTATGATAACTGTAACTCTCTCCACACGAATGCTTATGACGAAGCGATTACAACGCCGACTGAGCAATCGGTAAGAAGAGCAATGGCAATTCAGTTGATCATCAATAAAGAATTAGGGTTGGCGAAAAACGAAAATCCGCTTCAAGGTTCATTTATTATTGAAGAATTAACAGATCTTGTGGAAGAAGCTGTATATGCAGAATTCGACAGAATCACAGAAAGAGGCGGTGTTTTAGGAGCAATGGAAACGATGTATCAGCGTTCAAAAATCCAAGAGGAATCTATGCATTACGAATGGTTGAAGCATACAGGAGAATATCCGATCATCGGAGTAAATACGTTCTTAGGCAAAGACGGTTCTCCAACAGTTCGTCCGGGAGAAGTTATCCGTTCGACTGAGGAAGAAAAACAGTTCCAGATCGAAATGCTTCATAATTTCCAGAATTCTAATCATGATAAATCGGAAGAAGCATTGAAAACATTACAACACGCAGCCATCAATCAGCAAAACTTATTCGAAGTCATGATGGATGCCGTGAAATACTGTTCTCTTGGACAGATTACCAATGCTTTGTTCGAAGTAGGCGGTAAGTACAGAAGAAACATGTAA
- a CDS encoding 2'-5' RNA ligase family protein gives MKKMYFIAIYPPQHIIEEINVFKKDLYINYGNSKALKNEAHITLFPPFDREIELEEDIHTAFQKINTDLSPFEITLNGFGSFPNPKNPVLFVQPEENENLKKLYFRVKEKFNFKNYSFHPHITVGYRDLTYENFLKAWPNYKDKTYKTKFLVDKIVLLRHDGKWVPIAEKTLSGK, from the coding sequence ATGAAAAAAATGTACTTCATAGCCATTTATCCGCCTCAACATATTATTGAAGAAATAAACGTTTTTAAAAAAGATTTATACATTAATTACGGAAACTCAAAGGCACTGAAAAACGAAGCTCACATTACTCTGTTTCCACCATTTGACCGGGAGATCGAGCTTGAAGAGGATATTCATACGGCTTTCCAAAAAATTAATACAGATCTTTCTCCTTTTGAAATCACATTAAACGGTTTTGGTAGTTTTCCTAATCCTAAGAACCCGGTTTTATTTGTGCAGCCTGAAGAAAACGAAAATTTGAAGAAACTTTATTTTAGGGTAAAGGAAAAATTCAACTTTAAAAACTATTCATTCCATCCACATATCACGGTGGGATACAGAGATCTTACTTATGAAAACTTTCTGAAAGCATGGCCTAATTATAAGGATAAAACTTACAAAACTAAATTTCTAGTTGATAAAATAGTATTACTTCGCCATGATGGAAAATGGGTTCCGATTGCCGAGAAAACCCTTTCCGGAAAATAA
- a CDS encoding PadR family transcriptional regulator encodes MKKNSLYKGTLQNIILKLLSKEVKMYGYQITQRAKELTEGELEMTEGALYPLLHKLEGDGIITSEVQEINGRNRKYYLLTDKGKKQQASQEEEMRSYLFNLKTIFDI; translated from the coding sequence ATGAAAAAAAATAGTCTCTATAAAGGAACGCTCCAGAATATTATTTTAAAACTCCTTTCAAAGGAAGTTAAAATGTATGGCTATCAAATTACACAGCGTGCAAAAGAACTTACGGAAGGTGAGCTGGAGATGACTGAAGGTGCGTTGTATCCTCTTTTGCATAAACTGGAAGGGGATGGCATTATTACCTCTGAAGTACAGGAAATCAATGGAAGAAACCGCAAGTATTACCTGTTAACGGACAAAGGGAAAAAACAACAGGCATCTCAGGAAGAAGAAATGAGAAGCTATCTTTTTAATCTAAAAACTATTTTTGATATATGA